From Acetobacteroides hydrogenigenes, one genomic window encodes:
- the scpA gene encoding methylmalonyl-CoA mutase has product MRPKFDELKIDNTWMTAEQIPVKEAYSAADLEGMEHLNYAAGIPPFLRGPYSTMYVNKPWTIRQYAGFSTAAESNAFYRRNLAAGQKGLSVAFDLATHRGYDADHPRVVGDVGKAGVSICSVEDMKVLFDGIPLNEMSVSMTMNGAVLPVLAFYIVAGMEQGCSLDQLAGTIQNDILKEFMVRNTYIYPPEFSMQIIADIFEYTSKNMPKFNSISISGYHMQEAGATADIELAYTLADGLEYLRTGTKAGLSVDKFAPRLSFFWAIGMNHFMEIAKMRAGRLLWAKIVNKFGPKSAKSLALRTHSQTSGWSLTEQDPFNNVGRTAIEAMASALGHTQSLHTNALDEAIALPTDFSARIARNTQIYLQEETNICKAVDAWAGSYYVEALTQELAEKAWKLIEEVEELGGMAKAIETGIPKMRIEEAAARKQARIDSGNDAIIGINKYRLEKEDPLDILDVDNTAVRLEQIERLKTLRANRDEAKVKAALAAITKCVETKEGNLLELAVEAAKLRATLGEISDACEVIVGRYKAKILTISGVYSKEVKNDESFAHAKELCEKFAKLEGRQPRIMIAKLGQDGHDRGAKVVATGYADIGFDVDMGPLFQTPEEAAKQAVENDVHVVGVSSLAAGHKTLVPQIVAELKKLGREDIMVIVGGVIPHQDYQVLYDSGASAIFGPGTPVATAAIKILELLLASTEE; this is encoded by the coding sequence ATGCGTCCTAAATTTGACGAACTTAAGATAGATAATACCTGGATGACTGCCGAGCAGATCCCGGTAAAGGAGGCATACTCTGCCGCCGACCTCGAAGGTATGGAGCACCTTAACTATGCTGCTGGTATTCCACCATTCCTCCGCGGACCATACTCAACCATGTACGTAAACAAGCCTTGGACTATCCGTCAGTATGCAGGTTTCTCTACTGCTGCCGAGTCTAACGCTTTCTACCGTCGTAACCTTGCTGCTGGTCAGAAGGGTCTTTCGGTAGCGTTCGACCTTGCTACTCACCGTGGCTACGATGCCGACCATCCACGCGTTGTTGGCGACGTAGGTAAGGCCGGTGTATCGATCTGCTCGGTTGAGGATATGAAGGTTCTTTTCGATGGTATTCCATTGAACGAAATGTCGGTTTCGATGACCATGAACGGTGCGGTACTTCCAGTATTGGCGTTCTACATCGTTGCTGGTATGGAGCAAGGCTGCTCGTTAGATCAGCTTGCTGGTACCATCCAAAACGACATCCTTAAGGAGTTCATGGTGCGTAACACCTACATCTACCCACCAGAATTCTCGATGCAAATTATTGCTGATATCTTCGAGTACACCTCTAAGAACATGCCTAAGTTCAACTCGATCTCTATTTCGGGTTACCACATGCAAGAGGCTGGTGCTACTGCCGATATCGAGCTAGCATACACCCTTGCCGACGGTCTTGAGTACCTACGTACCGGAACCAAGGCAGGCCTTTCAGTAGATAAGTTTGCTCCACGTCTATCGTTCTTCTGGGCGATTGGTATGAACCACTTCATGGAGATTGCCAAGATGCGTGCAGGCCGTCTACTTTGGGCTAAGATCGTTAACAAGTTCGGACCAAAGAGCGCTAAGTCGTTGGCATTGCGTACTCACTCGCAAACTTCAGGCTGGTCGCTTACCGAGCAAGATCCATTCAACAACGTTGGACGTACAGCTATCGAGGCTATGGCTTCGGCTCTTGGTCACACCCAGTCGCTGCACACCAACGCTCTTGATGAGGCTATCGCGCTACCAACCGACTTCTCGGCACGTATTGCACGTAACACCCAGATCTACCTACAGGAAGAAACCAACATCTGCAAGGCTGTTGATGCTTGGGCTGGTTCGTACTATGTAGAGGCGCTTACCCAAGAGCTTGCTGAAAAGGCTTGGAAGCTTATCGAAGAGGTTGAAGAGCTAGGTGGTATGGCTAAGGCTATCGAGACCGGTATTCCAAAGATGCGTATCGAGGAAGCTGCTGCTCGTAAGCAAGCTCGTATCGACTCTGGCAACGATGCCATCATCGGTATCAACAAGTACCGTCTAGAGAAGGAAGATCCATTGGATATCCTTGATGTAGACAATACCGCTGTTCGTCTTGAGCAGATAGAGCGTCTTAAGACTCTTCGTGCTAACCGCGACGAGGCTAAGGTTAAGGCTGCCCTTGCTGCCATCACCAAGTGCGTAGAGACTAAGGAAGGCAACCTGCTTGAGCTAGCTGTTGAGGCGGCTAAGCTTCGCGCTACCCTTGGCGAAATCTCTGACGCTTGCGAGGTAATCGTAGGACGCTATAAGGCTAAAATTCTTACCATCTCTGGTGTATACTCTAAGGAAGTGAAAAACGACGAAAGTTTTGCTCATGCAAAAGAGCTTTGCGAAAAGTTCGCTAAGCTAGAAGGTCGTCAGCCACGTATCATGATCGCGAAGCTCGGTCAGGACGGACACGACCGCGGTGCTAAGGTAGTTGCTACCGGATACGCTGATATAGGTTTCGACGTGGATATGGGACCATTGTTCCAAACTCCAGAGGAAGCCGCTAAGCAAGCCGTAGAGAACGACGTTCACGTAGTAGGCGTATCTTCGCTTGCTGCTGGTCACAAGACTCTCGTTCCTCAAATCGTTGCTGAGCTTAAGAAGCTAGGTCGCGAAGACATCATGGTAATCGTAGGAGGTGTAATTCCTCACCAAGACTACCAAGTTCTTTACGATTCTGGTGCTTCGGCTATCTTCGGTCCTGGAACTCCAGTTGCTACCGCAGCTATCAAGATTCTTGAGCTGCTTCTTGCCTCTACTGAAGAGTAA
- a CDS encoding four helix bundle protein: MHNFKELNVWQKARAFSKSIYAMTSDFPKEELFGVVSQLRRASISISSNIAEGSGRGSDKDMCRFLDIALGSAFEVESLLYLALDLGYINQNDFDNLNCQVLEIGKMLSSLNQCLVKRQQSNI, encoded by the coding sequence ATGCACAATTTTAAGGAGCTGAACGTATGGCAAAAGGCTAGGGCTTTCTCGAAAAGCATCTACGCTATGACATCTGACTTTCCTAAAGAGGAACTGTTTGGTGTTGTAAGCCAATTGCGTCGGGCTTCAATTTCTATATCATCGAACATTGCTGAGGGATCAGGAAGAGGTTCGGATAAGGATATGTGCAGGTTCTTAGATATCGCTTTAGGGTCAGCTTTCGAAGTTGAATCATTGCTATACCTTGCTTTAGATTTGGGCTATATCAATCAAAATGATTTTGATAATTTGAATTGTCAAGTGCTTGAGATTGGTAAAATGCTTTCGAGTTTAAATCAATGTTTAGTAAAGCGACAGCAGTCTAATATCTAA
- a CDS encoding methylmalonyl-CoA mutase family protein — MAEDKDVKLFAEFAPVTTAEWDAVINVDLKGADYDKKLVWKPLEGFSVRPYYRAEDLKKLNHLQYLPGQFPYVRSNNTNSNAWLVRQEILVEDVKAANAKALDVLMKGVDSLGFVFNSCKELTAAELDTLLEGICVSAIEVNFVCCCKSRNLAKLFIEKMKKAGVNLADVRGSINYSPLSSLSLNGEWCSDEAAAFANTKEMIEAAATLPNFKVLSVDGSIFHNSGATSVQELAFALSMGNEYLAKLTDLGACATMVTKAIRFNFSVSSNYFMEIAKFRAARMLWAEIVKSYGVAENDAKMSIHAETSKWNQTIYDPYVNMLRGTTEAMSATIAGVDSLTVVPFDAAYRQPTEFSDRIARNAQLLLKEEAHFDLVVDPSAGSYYIETLTDSIAKAAWELFKQAEEKGGYVAAFTAGFVQETIKATAQKRDMNIATRRDILLGTNQYPNFTEVAEAEVTLEAITRAEAKKGAVAESLAPYRGAMAFEALRFKTDKSGKEPKAFMLTIGALAMRRARAQFACNFFACAGLRTIDHNGYASVEEGVKAALEAKADVVVICSSDDEYTTYAPEAYEMLKGKAIFVVAGAPACEEELKAKGITNFISVKSNVLETLKGYQAELGI; from the coding sequence ATGGCAGAAGATAAAGATGTTAAGTTATTTGCCGAATTTGCTCCTGTTACAACTGCGGAGTGGGATGCGGTGATTAACGTTGACCTTAAGGGTGCCGACTACGACAAGAAGCTGGTGTGGAAACCATTGGAAGGCTTCAGCGTACGTCCGTACTACCGTGCTGAAGATTTGAAGAAACTCAATCACCTTCAGTACCTTCCTGGTCAGTTTCCATACGTTCGTAGCAACAACACCAACAGCAATGCTTGGTTAGTACGTCAAGAAATCCTAGTTGAAGACGTTAAGGCTGCCAACGCAAAGGCGCTAGACGTTCTTATGAAGGGGGTAGACTCTCTAGGTTTCGTGTTCAACAGCTGCAAGGAACTTACCGCTGCTGAGCTTGACACCCTTCTTGAGGGTATCTGCGTAAGCGCTATCGAGGTTAACTTCGTTTGCTGCTGCAAGAGCCGTAACCTTGCTAAGCTTTTCATCGAAAAGATGAAGAAGGCAGGTGTGAACCTTGCTGATGTTCGTGGTTCGATCAACTACAGCCCACTTAGCAGCCTATCGCTTAACGGCGAGTGGTGCTCCGACGAAGCTGCTGCTTTCGCCAACACCAAGGAGATGATCGAGGCTGCTGCTACTCTTCCTAACTTCAAGGTTCTTTCGGTTGATGGAAGCATTTTCCACAACTCAGGAGCTACTTCAGTTCAAGAGTTAGCTTTTGCCCTATCAATGGGTAACGAGTACCTAGCAAAGCTTACCGATCTTGGAGCTTGCGCTACCATGGTTACTAAGGCTATCCGTTTCAACTTCTCGGTTAGCTCTAACTACTTCATGGAGATTGCTAAGTTCCGCGCTGCTCGTATGCTTTGGGCTGAAATCGTAAAGAGTTATGGTGTTGCAGAGAACGATGCTAAGATGAGCATCCACGCTGAAACATCAAAGTGGAACCAAACCATCTACGATCCATACGTAAACATGCTTCGCGGTACAACCGAGGCTATGTCGGCTACCATCGCTGGTGTTGACTCGCTAACCGTAGTTCCTTTCGATGCTGCATACCGTCAGCCAACCGAGTTCAGCGACCGTATCGCTCGCAACGCTCAGCTGCTGCTTAAGGAAGAGGCTCACTTCGACCTAGTGGTAGACCCATCGGCTGGTTCGTACTACATCGAAACCCTTACCGATTCTATCGCAAAGGCTGCTTGGGAACTATTCAAGCAAGCTGAAGAGAAGGGTGGATATGTTGCTGCATTCACTGCTGGATTCGTTCAGGAGACCATCAAGGCTACCGCACAGAAGCGCGATATGAACATCGCTACTCGTCGCGACATCCTACTTGGTACCAACCAATATCCTAACTTCACCGAGGTTGCCGAGGCTGAGGTTACCCTAGAGGCTATCACCCGTGCCGAGGCTAAGAAGGGCGCTGTTGCCGAAAGTCTTGCCCCATACCGTGGTGCAATGGCATTCGAGGCGCTACGCTTCAAGACCGATAAGAGCGGCAAGGAGCCTAAGGCTTTCATGCTTACCATTGGTGCTTTGGCAATGCGTCGTGCTCGTGCTCAGTTCGCTTGTAACTTCTTCGCCTGCGCTGGTCTTCGTACCATCGACCATAACGGTTACGCATCGGTTGAGGAAGGCGTTAAGGCTGCTCTAGAAGCTAAGGCTGACGTAGTTGTTATCTGTTCTTCGGATGATGAGTATACCACCTACGCTCCTGAAGCATACGAAATGCTTAAGGGTAAGGCTATCTTCGTTGTTGCTGGCGCTCCAGCTTGCGAAGAGGAGCTTAAGGCTAAGGGCATCACCAACTTCATCAGCGTAAAGAGCAACGTGCTTGAGACACTGAAAGGTTACCAAGCAGAGTTAGGGATTTAA
- a CDS encoding flavodoxin produces MENTNSKCLIAYFSRKGNNYVNGSIVSLAVGNTATVANKIKELTNGDLFEIATAYSYPSDYLEATKVAKAELQSNARPKLSNSPKDINEYPVIFLGYPNWWGTFPMAVSTFLESYDFSGKTIIPFCTHEGSGLGTSEKDVKRLCPNATVRRGIAIKGSAVTNSDDDIKAWIKSQL; encoded by the coding sequence ATGGAAAATACAAATAGCAAATGCCTGATAGCCTACTTCTCGCGCAAAGGAAACAACTATGTTAACGGCAGCATTGTAAGCCTAGCAGTAGGCAATACGGCTACTGTTGCAAACAAGATAAAGGAATTAACCAATGGCGATCTATTCGAAATAGCAACAGCATACTCCTACCCCAGCGACTACCTAGAGGCAACTAAAGTTGCCAAAGCAGAACTGCAATCAAACGCACGTCCAAAACTTTCCAACTCCCCTAAAGACATTAACGAATATCCGGTAATCTTCCTTGGCTACCCCAATTGGTGGGGAACTTTCCCAATGGCAGTTTCCACATTTTTAGAATCGTACGATTTTTCTGGCAAAACAATTATCCCATTCTGCACCCACGAAGGGAGCGGACTAGGCACAAGCGAAAAAGACGTCAAAAGGTTGTGCCCTAATGCCACTGTTCGTAGAGGTATAGCAATTAAAGGAAGTGCCGTAACAAACTCTGACGACGACATTAAGGCTTGGATAAAGAGCCAGCTATAA
- a CDS encoding DNA-binding domain-containing protein, translating to MAELNENRGSLNYYLVQNPLIKDKDAYMARVKSNGVYDLNKIVRLMQKYNSTATFADIKAVMEIFFSVVGDVVADGGSIRLPIVNIRPAISGSFATPIEPFDSSRHTVLPRVTPGEFVLRSLSNIQVSRQEAIERGPRVMLYTDCKTSTSSTYSSGFIGKLAGKDLNFDETNPSEGLFIINEENDAEVKVEHFGKITSSELMFTQPTLAKGAYYMEVRKAYGTSKELRSGTLKKSVVVE from the coding sequence ATGGCAGAGCTTAACGAGAACAGAGGTAGCCTTAACTACTACCTTGTACAGAATCCTCTAATAAAGGATAAGGATGCCTACATGGCACGTGTAAAGTCTAACGGCGTTTACGATTTGAACAAGATCGTACGCCTAATGCAGAAGTATAATAGCACGGCTACCTTTGCCGACATCAAGGCCGTTATGGAGATCTTCTTCTCGGTGGTGGGCGATGTTGTTGCTGATGGTGGGAGCATCCGCCTCCCAATTGTGAACATTCGACCTGCTATTAGCGGAAGCTTCGCTACCCCTATCGAGCCTTTCGATAGTAGCCGCCACACCGTACTGCCAAGGGTTACCCCAGGCGAGTTTGTGCTACGTAGCCTTAGCAACATACAGGTAAGCCGTCAGGAAGCCATAGAACGTGGTCCAAGAGTTATGCTCTACACCGACTGTAAAACCAGTACTTCGTCTACCTACTCCTCCGGTTTCATTGGCAAGTTGGCAGGTAAGGATCTTAACTTCGACGAGACCAACCCCTCCGAAGGTCTTTTCATTATCAACGAGGAGAACGACGCGGAAGTTAAGGTAGAGCACTTCGGCAAGATCACCAGCTCGGAACTAATGTTTACGCAGCCAACCCTTGCCAAAGGGGCGTACTATATGGAAGTGCGCAAGGCATACGGAACCAGCAAGGAGCTCCGCAGCGGTACGCTCAAAAAGTCGGTTGTAGTAGAATAG
- a CDS encoding PleD family two-component system response regulator: MNKNTKRILIIGEDLIMVALIRKILTDKINSIAIVEMDSNGAFNVNDGFEDKTIIVDGTVNGTTGLEIIDHLRFAKKYIGPLIYINNSDDESVKALKFGANLIITLPIATDHLISVVTKNLGA; the protein is encoded by the coding sequence ATGAACAAGAACACGAAAAGAATTCTTATTATAGGCGAAGACCTAATAATGGTTGCTCTAATTCGGAAAATACTGACAGACAAGATCAACTCTATAGCCATCGTCGAAATGGACAGCAATGGGGCTTTTAATGTTAATGATGGCTTCGAGGATAAAACAATTATTGTTGACGGAACTGTTAACGGGACTACGGGATTAGAGATTATCGACCATCTCCGATTTGCAAAAAAATATATTGGCCCGCTCATATACATCAACAATTCTGACGACGAAAGTGTCAAAGCTCTAAAGTTTGGAGCAAACCTCATAATCACATTGCCAATTGCAACAGACCACCTTATTTCGGTAGTAACGAAAAATTTGGGAGCGTAG
- a CDS encoding YaiO family outer membrane beta-barrel protein: MTKITSTITLLLLIAVIKGTCQVNADSLFQSSLNHARQNSYAKALADANAALRANPNRAEVMVHIANIYGWQAKFDSAGYYIKRAYATDPKNMDIYDSWLNMLLWSQSFSEIPKTCEIAQNNGYSNGENIAQKMLLAFRGTKRLHEGIAYAEKLEPELLDNPTIKALYNEMYSKTKIKQLSLFYGIDLFDSPDISSKHLTFAEYGFNINRNSLVFKLNYSSWAPSNDLQAEADFYHVFTGGKYLYLNYGYSLNQKLFPAHKAGAEFFFPIAHSLEVSLGGRYLGFKDNPVYILTGQAGISVGASWIALRPFYVKGEKGNSVSTVLTYKYYTGKPRAFWKVDISYGNSPDERYYLGTNAETLRMQGYSIKLEKNIIIGRLNEIKPSVGFGSEETISGSYRSKIMLEIQYKKRF, translated from the coding sequence ATGACAAAGATCACATCAACAATAACCTTACTCTTACTTATAGCAGTAATCAAAGGGACTTGCCAAGTAAACGCCGACTCGCTATTTCAGTCGTCACTTAACCATGCACGCCAAAACAGCTATGCCAAAGCCTTAGCCGATGCCAACGCCGCCCTTAGGGCAAATCCGAACCGAGCAGAGGTAATGGTACATATAGCCAACATTTACGGCTGGCAGGCAAAATTCGACAGTGCAGGATACTACATCAAGAGGGCATACGCTACCGACCCAAAAAATATGGACATCTACGATTCGTGGCTAAACATGCTGCTCTGGAGCCAATCATTCTCCGAAATACCAAAAACTTGCGAAATAGCGCAAAATAATGGGTATAGCAACGGCGAAAACATAGCCCAAAAGATGTTACTAGCTTTTCGTGGAACGAAACGGCTCCATGAAGGAATAGCCTATGCCGAAAAGCTGGAACCCGAGCTGCTCGACAATCCCACCATTAAGGCGCTGTACAACGAAATGTACTCTAAAACGAAGATTAAGCAGCTGTCGCTTTTTTACGGCATCGACTTATTTGACTCTCCAGACATTAGCTCAAAGCACCTAACTTTTGCAGAATACGGATTCAACATAAACCGCAACAGCCTAGTGTTTAAGCTAAACTACTCCAGTTGGGCTCCTAGTAACGATCTACAGGCCGAAGCAGACTTCTATCATGTATTTACAGGAGGCAAATACCTTTACCTCAACTATGGCTACTCGCTAAACCAAAAGCTGTTTCCGGCACATAAAGCAGGGGCCGAATTCTTTTTCCCCATCGCACACTCTCTAGAGGTCTCCTTAGGCGGTCGATATCTCGGATTTAAGGACAATCCGGTTTACATTTTAACAGGCCAGGCCGGAATAAGCGTAGGAGCATCGTGGATTGCCTTAAGGCCCTTTTATGTAAAAGGAGAAAAAGGGAATTCGGTGTCCACCGTTCTTACCTATAAGTATTACACCGGGAAGCCAAGAGCATTCTGGAAAGTTGATATAAGCTACGGCAATTCGCCCGACGAGCGTTACTACCTAGGCACAAATGCCGAAACGCTTAGAATGCAAGGCTATAGCATAAAACTCGAAAAGAACATAATTATTGGAAGGCTCAACGAGATAAAACCTTCAGTAGGTTTTGGGTCCGAAGAAACAATCTCCGGCAGCTACCGCAGCAAAATCATGCTAGAAATCCAGTACAAAAAAAGGTTCTAA
- a CDS encoding glycosyltransferase family 2 protein — protein sequence MELITQIALEALNNIFLVYGVVLFSFYILIGIFSSFQVSFYIRKNQHFRYHTMAGYKHLPSVSIIAPCFNEEKNIIDNIRSLLLLSYPKADVIVVNDGSRDRSLEIAIEHYDLVKVDQSWEATIPTATIRGVYKSRNIAYSNLIVIDKENGGKADALNAGINISRSDLFLAVDVDCVIEHDAIYKMVKPFLEEEKGKQVIASGGTVRVANSCHIENGQLVKAVFPKNMWARFQVLEYFRAFTMSRMAWSKLNGILIISGAFGMFDRRIAMAVGGYDTTTVGEDLELVVRMRKHMHKVEKKKYQVAFIPDPLCWTEVPSSLKILSRQRNRWTRGSVDTVLKHRDLFFNPKYGIVGLLSYPFWVLFEWLAPIIEFIGLLYFTVMLILGKVNLPIFLFLLAVVFLFSLALTAISVFYESYFFARYKGFTYLVKVVYTAVLELFVSHPLNVYFAISGNIDFFFRKKKKSWGNMTREGLGVQKSKE from the coding sequence ATGGAACTTATTACTCAAATAGCACTCGAAGCTTTAAACAACATATTTCTGGTATATGGGGTCGTACTTTTCAGCTTCTATATACTTATAGGGATATTCAGCTCTTTTCAGGTTTCGTTTTACATACGCAAGAACCAACACTTCAGGTACCACACAATGGCCGGATACAAGCATCTTCCATCGGTATCAATTATAGCGCCTTGCTTCAACGAGGAGAAAAATATTATAGACAACATCCGAAGCCTACTGCTGCTAAGCTACCCCAAGGCCGATGTGATAGTTGTGAACGATGGTAGCCGCGACCGAAGCCTCGAAATAGCCATAGAGCACTACGATCTTGTTAAGGTTGATCAATCGTGGGAAGCTACCATACCCACAGCAACCATCCGAGGCGTTTACAAATCGCGGAACATAGCCTATTCGAACCTGATTGTTATAGACAAGGAGAATGGAGGAAAAGCCGATGCTCTAAATGCAGGTATTAATATTTCACGCAGCGACCTGTTCCTTGCCGTTGATGTAGATTGCGTTATAGAGCACGATGCCATATACAAAATGGTAAAGCCCTTTCTTGAAGAGGAAAAAGGGAAGCAGGTGATTGCATCTGGCGGCACTGTCCGAGTAGCCAACTCGTGCCACATCGAAAATGGACAGCTCGTTAAGGCGGTTTTCCCTAAAAACATGTGGGCTCGCTTTCAGGTTCTGGAGTACTTTAGGGCTTTTACAATGAGCCGGATGGCTTGGAGCAAGCTTAATGGCATATTAATTATTTCTGGCGCATTCGGAATGTTCGATCGCCGCATTGCGATGGCCGTTGGTGGTTACGACACAACTACGGTGGGCGAAGATCTTGAGCTGGTGGTGAGAATGCGAAAGCACATGCACAAGGTGGAGAAGAAAAAATACCAAGTTGCCTTTATCCCCGACCCGCTTTGTTGGACAGAGGTACCATCGTCTCTTAAAATCCTTTCGAGGCAAAGGAATAGATGGACCAGAGGCTCGGTAGATACCGTTTTAAAGCATCGCGATCTTTTCTTCAACCCGAAGTATGGCATTGTTGGGCTACTTAGCTACCCTTTCTGGGTGCTTTTCGAATGGCTCGCCCCAATTATCGAATTTATCGGCCTTCTTTACTTTACGGTTATGCTTATCCTTGGAAAGGTAAACCTTCCAATATTCCTATTTCTTTTGGCTGTGGTATTTCTATTCTCGCTAGCGCTAACCGCCATTTCCGTTTTTTACGAATCCTACTTCTTTGCCCGTTATAAAGGCTTTACCTACCTCGTAAAGGTTGTTTACACAGCCGTATTGGAGCTATTCGTATCGCATCCGCTAAACGTTTACTTTGCAATTTCAGGCAACATCGATTTCTTTTTCCGAAAGAAAAAGAAATCATGGGGAAATATGACCCGGGAAGGATTGGGCGTCCAAAAGAGTAAGGAGTAA
- a CDS encoding bacteriohemerythrin has protein sequence MSDISNKFSYPLLGIDHIDRQHATFFNMLDSIAQNGSKENDTIKKLEDYLIFHFRIEEDLFKNTDYPDVDVHISQHLYFTQQVEKFRIESNFNGKFLDEKVLEFMKKWFLNHILHTDMQYKDYVDTSMEDKQAI, from the coding sequence ATGAGCGACATTAGCAACAAATTTAGCTACCCACTGCTGGGAATTGACCATATTGATAGGCAGCACGCCACTTTCTTTAACATGCTCGACAGCATTGCCCAAAATGGCTCTAAAGAAAATGACACAATAAAAAAACTAGAAGACTACCTAATATTTCACTTCAGAATAGAGGAAGATCTTTTCAAGAATACTGATTACCCAGATGTTGATGTACACATCAGCCAGCACCTATACTTCACACAGCAGGTTGAAAAGTTTAGGATAGAAAGCAACTTCAACGGAAAATTCTTAGATGAAAAAGTTTTAGAGTTTATGAAAAAGTGGTTTCTAAATCACATTCTACACACCGACATGCAGTACAAAGACTACGTAGATACAAGCATGGAGGATAAACAAGCTATATAA